Proteins encoded in a region of the Candidatus Edwardsbacteria bacterium genome:
- a CDS encoding OmpA family protein — protein MRFIKTLTLSVLMSALFISTGQAYNPPAFDGGCGTFKVSSARTLGRGMLGVGFLESDLSAQDLFKGEPFFQGDTSGIEPDKQYRATSRLSITYAPLDYFEFSIAPRMYVVYDRHANMSTKAGRDRYDGDDYDLAHFWLRDLLIKTKASYPSPVYGKARFSYAVGLEPFVSIGFPITTAYVYSDSMYDPADRPLITHGFTEMVAYSTDIGAKFLGTLTLGPASLHGNLGYLKAGSAKPSYIIDESQWVPARDTLAMDSVNRRNYVDSMLAVDPASWIHPAVAGTPVREDKLLWGAAFEIDAGPYVTFVLEANGEKAKSSKSFFSGSPAKVTPGIRFKTPGGFTIDGGCEFKMGSHSSAPEWNALFGFSVSSQTLAKAKPVPQGVISGRVLIANTDSILLATITIPGYLVDSTNQPKPILQKIDGSFSITVPPGTYRMRVSAGDSFLWQERPAIVADGQTVMLDFPIKRKEFPKGTITGKVVDKKTGNPMGATLYFYGPDRKAMDNPATSDLLTGIYSIQLPPNIYNIQAHSEGYNIETAPAPVNDKQTFIQNFEMRMIPKKGEKVVLAGIKFRSGKADVMAKSYPILDEAAKMLKENPTIKVEIGGHTDSRGSRSRNQTLSEARATSVRNYLINAHHITGDRLTVVGYGEEMPMETNKTTRGRAANRRIEFIVMSQK, from the coding sequence ATGAGGTTTATCAAAACACTGACATTATCGGTTTTGATGTCGGCATTATTCATCAGTACCGGGCAGGCCTATAACCCGCCGGCATTCGACGGCGGCTGCGGGACATTCAAGGTCTCATCGGCCCGAACCCTGGGTAGGGGGATGCTGGGGGTGGGCTTTTTGGAGTCGGACCTCTCCGCCCAGGATCTGTTCAAAGGCGAGCCTTTTTTCCAGGGAGATACCAGCGGGATAGAGCCGGACAAGCAGTACCGGGCAACCTCGCGGTTGTCTATAACCTACGCCCCACTTGACTATTTCGAGTTCTCCATCGCCCCCCGGATGTATGTGGTTTACGACCGGCATGCCAACATGTCTACCAAGGCCGGCCGGGATAGGTACGATGGCGACGATTACGACCTGGCCCACTTTTGGCTGAGGGATCTGCTGATAAAGACCAAGGCTTCGTACCCCTCTCCGGTCTATGGCAAGGCCAGGTTCTCCTATGCAGTGGGTTTGGAGCCGTTCGTCTCCATCGGCTTTCCGATAACCACCGCCTATGTCTATTCGGATTCGATGTACGATCCGGCGGATAGGCCTTTGATAACCCATGGCTTTACCGAGATGGTGGCCTACAGCACCGATATCGGAGCCAAGTTTTTGGGCACCCTTACTTTGGGCCCGGCCTCGCTGCACGGCAACCTGGGATACCTAAAAGCCGGGAGCGCCAAGCCGTCATATATAATCGATGAGTCCCAGTGGGTCCCGGCCAGGGATACCCTGGCCATGGACTCGGTGAACCGCCGAAATTATGTGGATTCGATGCTGGCGGTCGATCCGGCCAGCTGGATCCATCCCGCGGTGGCCGGCACCCCGGTCAGGGAAGATAAGCTGCTATGGGGCGCCGCTTTCGAAATTGACGCCGGGCCCTATGTCACTTTCGTTCTGGAGGCCAACGGGGAAAAGGCCAAAAGCAGTAAATCATTCTTTAGCGGCAGTCCGGCCAAGGTCACCCCCGGCATCCGGTTCAAAACGCCGGGCGGCTTTACCATCGACGGCGGCTGCGAGTTCAAAATGGGCAGCCACTCCTCGGCTCCGGAGTGGAACGCCCTGTTCGGCTTCTCGGTCTCCTCGCAGACCCTGGCCAAGGCCAAGCCGGTGCCCCAGGGGGTTATCTCCGGCCGGGTGCTGATCGCCAACACCGATTCCATTCTGCTGGCCACCATCACCATACCGGGCTATCTGGTGGATTCCACCAACCAGCCCAAGCCGATCCTGCAAAAGATTGACGGCAGTTTCTCCATTACCGTTCCCCCGGGAACCTACCGGATGAGGGTGTCGGCCGGCGACTCCTTCCTGTGGCAGGAGCGCCCGGCAATCGTGGCCGACGGCCAGACCGTGATGCTGGACTTCCCCATCAAGCGCAAAGAATTCCCCAAGGGGACCATCACCGGAAAAGTGGTGGACAAGAAGACCGGCAATCCCATGGGCGCCACCTTGTATTTCTACGGGCCGGATAGGAAGGCCATGGACAACCCGGCCACCAGCGATCTGCTGACCGGCATCTACAGCATCCAGCTGCCGCCCAACATCTATAACATCCAGGCCCATTCCGAGGGCTACAACATCGAGACCGCCCCGGCCCCGGTAAACGACAAGCAGACCTTCATCCAGAATTTCGAGATGCGGATGATTCCCAAGAAGGGCGAGAAGGTGGTGCTGGCCGGGATCAAGTTCCGCTCCGGCAAGGCCGATGTCATGGCCAAGTCCTATCCCATCCTGGACGAGGCGGCCAAGATGCTGAAAGAGAATCCCACCATCAAGGTGGAGATCGGCGGGCATACCGACAGCCGGGGCAGCAGAAGCAGGAACCAGACGCTGTCCGAGGCCCGGGCCACATCGGTGCGCAACTACCTGATAAACGCTCACCATATAACCGGCGACCGGCTGACGGTGGTGGGCTACGGCGAGGAGATGCCGATGGAGACCAATAAGACGACCAGGGGCCGGGCGGCCAACCGGCGGATAGAATTCATAGTGATGAGCCAGAAGTAA
- a CDS encoding RluA family pseudouridine synthase, with product MAIPSDITVSSQQKSVRLDRYLICQGLNISRNRIQGLIQSGNITVNGQPSVPSYLVRPGDQVHIRQEAGPLKRGRPQAEDIPIEVVFEDRDLMVVNKPAGMVVHPAAGNYSGTLVNALLHHSDQLSDAGDGQRPGILHRLDKDTSGLLLVAKSDQAHAALARQMGARKITRRYQALAWGLMEESQGTINAPIGRSAFDRKKMDVSAIRGRQAVTHYQVLGEYKIASHLELRLETGRTHQIRVHLKHLGHPIVGDVTYGGTGKQVITTFARRDSKSAENILASIGRQALHAAVLGFIHPVTGKYLEFSAPLPDDIQGLIKTLKAL from the coding sequence ATGGCGATCCCCAGTGACATCACCGTATCCTCACAGCAGAAGTCGGTCCGGCTGGACCGGTATCTTATCTGCCAGGGCTTGAATATCTCCCGCAACCGGATACAGGGCCTGATCCAATCCGGGAACATCACCGTCAACGGCCAGCCGTCGGTCCCCTCCTATCTGGTCCGGCCCGGCGATCAGGTCCATATTCGGCAGGAGGCCGGGCCCTTAAAAAGAGGCCGGCCCCAGGCAGAGGACATTCCGATAGAGGTGGTTTTTGAGGACCGGGACCTGATGGTGGTCAACAAGCCGGCCGGGATGGTGGTGCATCCGGCGGCCGGCAATTACAGCGGGACATTGGTCAACGCCCTGCTCCATCACTCCGATCAACTTTCGGATGCCGGAGACGGCCAGCGGCCCGGCATACTGCACCGGTTAGACAAGGATACATCCGGGCTGTTATTGGTGGCCAAGTCCGACCAGGCCCACGCCGCCCTGGCCCGGCAGATGGGGGCCCGCAAGATCACCCGGCGCTACCAGGCGCTGGCCTGGGGCCTGATGGAGGAATCCCAGGGGACCATCAACGCTCCCATCGGCCGCTCTGCCTTCGACCGCAAAAAAATGGATGTCTCGGCCATCCGGGGACGCCAGGCCGTTACCCATTACCAGGTGCTGGGCGAATATAAGATAGCCAGCCATCTGGAACTGAGATTGGAGACCGGGCGAACCCATCAGATAAGGGTGCATCTCAAACATCTGGGGCATCCCATAGTGGGGGATGTTACTTACGGCGGCACCGGAAAACAGGTGATCACAACTTTTGCCCGGCGCGATTCCAAATCGGCCGAGAATATCCTGGCCTCCATCGGCCGCCAGGCCCTGCATGCCGCGGTTCTGGGGTTCATCCATCCCGTTACCGGAAAATACCTGGAGTTTTCGGCTCCGCTTCCGGACGACATCCAGGGGCTGATCAAAACCCTGAAAGCCCTTTAA
- the murI gene encoding glutamate racemase: protein MTTHSPIGIFDSGFGGLTIFRKIRELMPQYDYIYLGDNARTPYGNRSFETVLKFTAEGVQYLFSQGCPLIIIACNTASAKALRSIQQQYLPKTYPERRVLGVIRPTVESIQSKTKSNKVALWGTAGTVNSRSFVLEMAKHAPLVELVQQACPLLVPLVEAGELEGEGLEYFIKKYWQQTEIQSPKIDTLLLACTHYPLLKKKIQKIIPRNINILSQDELVAPSLAEYLQRHPEMELLVTTGGGCRYLTTDQCGHFDNLARIFMGQDISSEKIELKEVKLLDNPRHILMNDENESAPG, encoded by the coding sequence ATGACAACTCATTCACCCATAGGCATATTCGACTCCGGGTTCGGCGGGCTGACCATCTTCCGCAAGATCCGGGAGCTGATGCCGCAGTACGACTACATCTACCTGGGCGACAATGCCCGGACGCCATACGGCAACCGGTCGTTCGAGACGGTGCTCAAATTCACCGCCGAGGGGGTGCAATACCTGTTCTCCCAGGGCTGTCCGCTGATCATCATCGCCTGCAATACCGCCAGCGCCAAAGCCCTGCGCAGCATTCAGCAGCAGTACCTGCCCAAGACCTACCCCGAACGGAGGGTGCTGGGGGTCATCCGGCCCACGGTGGAATCCATTCAAAGCAAAACAAAGAGCAACAAGGTGGCGTTATGGGGAACGGCCGGGACGGTCAACTCCCGGAGCTTCGTGCTGGAGATGGCCAAACACGCCCCCTTGGTGGAGCTGGTCCAGCAGGCCTGCCCCCTGCTGGTGCCGCTGGTGGAGGCCGGGGAACTGGAGGGCGAAGGGTTGGAATATTTCATAAAAAAATACTGGCAGCAAACCGAGATCCAAAGCCCAAAAATCGATACGCTGTTATTGGCCTGCACCCATTATCCGCTACTCAAGAAGAAGATCCAAAAGATCATACCCCGGAACATCAACATCCTTTCCCAGGATGAGCTGGTGGCGCCCAGCCTGGCCGAGTATCTCCAGCGCCATCCGGAGATGGAATTGCTTGTCACCACCGGAGGCGGCTGCCGGTACCTGACCACCGACCAGTGCGGCCATTTTGACAACCTGGCCAGGATCTTCATGGGCCAGGATATCTCCTCCGAGAAGATAGAACTTAAAGAAGTGAAACTGCTGGATAACCCCCGGCATATTTTAATGAACGACGAAAATGAAAGCGCTCCGGGATGA
- a CDS encoding N-acetylmuramoyl-L-alanine amidase produces the protein MRKIFITSLLLVITAISPLLGQSNITVIDARGRTTVVGALLFDREEYLSLADLTGPWSGQVTWSDIEGRVEVKLPGHSLRLSAENTFFLMDGKSYNLYHPVRLYDSGLWVPLEMFTRFLIPIWGKGVGWDPQGRKLSLGMLDPREVSIPQARPRLPQKARAIEKVVIDAGHGGKDPGAVGPSRLLEKDINLDIAFRLKTILEDRYGVKVVMTRDDDVFIPLGDRTTIANREAADIFISIHCNAAPKKKRNRSTTRGVETYFLSLAKTDDARATAAMENSAIQFEQPDKKTANFDDIQLILWDVMQNEFLKESSDLAEWIQEALSAGLSIPNRGVNQAGFYVLNGAYMPSVLVEAAFISHPEEERLLKKTTFRQNIAEGIARGLREFAKRYKCKFGRIEPK, from the coding sequence TTGAGAAAAATATTCATTACATCATTATTGCTGGTCATAACAGCTATAAGCCCGCTGTTGGGGCAGTCAAACATTACCGTGATCGACGCCAGGGGCAGAACCACGGTGGTCGGCGCCTTGCTGTTCGACCGGGAGGAGTACCTGTCCCTGGCCGATTTGACCGGGCCCTGGTCCGGGCAGGTCACTTGGTCGGATATCGAGGGCCGGGTCGAGGTCAAACTGCCGGGGCACTCCTTAAGGCTTTCGGCGGAGAACACCTTCTTTTTGATGGACGGCAAATCCTACAATCTCTACCACCCGGTAAGGCTGTATGATTCCGGGCTGTGGGTGCCCCTGGAGATGTTCACCCGCTTTCTGATCCCCATCTGGGGCAAGGGGGTGGGCTGGGATCCCCAGGGCCGTAAATTGAGTCTGGGCATGCTGGATCCCCGGGAGGTCAGCATCCCCCAAGCCAGGCCGCGGCTGCCTCAGAAAGCCCGGGCGATCGAGAAAGTGGTGATCGACGCCGGGCACGGCGGAAAGGACCCCGGGGCGGTGGGCCCCAGCCGCCTGCTGGAGAAGGATATCAACCTGGATATAGCATTCCGGCTGAAGACCATCCTGGAGGACAGGTACGGGGTCAAGGTGGTGATGACCCGGGATGACGATGTCTTCATTCCTTTGGGCGACCGCACCACCATTGCCAACCGGGAGGCGGCCGACATCTTCATCAGCATCCATTGCAATGCCGCTCCCAAGAAGAAACGGAACCGAAGCACCACCCGGGGGGTGGAGACCTATTTCCTGTCGCTGGCCAAGACCGACGACGCCCGGGCCACCGCCGCCATGGAAAACTCCGCCATCCAGTTCGAACAGCCGGACAAGAAGACCGCTAATTTCGACGACATCCAACTGATACTGTGGGACGTGATGCAGAACGAATTTCTCAAAGAATCCAGCGACCTGGCGGAGTGGATCCAGGAGGCGCTATCGGCCGGGCTTTCGATCCCCAACCGGGGGGTCAACCAGGCGGGGTTCTATGTGCTCAACGGAGCCTATATGCCGTCGGTGCTGGTGGAGGCGGCTTTTATTTCCCATCCCGAGGAGGAGAGGCTGCTGAAGAAGACCACTTTCAGGCAGAACATCGCCGAGGGGATAGCCCGGGGCTTAAGGGAATTCGCCAAACGATACAAATGCAAGTTCGGCAGGATAGAACCAAAATAA